A single region of the Schizosaccharomyces osmophilus chromosome 3, complete sequence genome encodes:
- the cbf12 gene encoding DNA-binding transcription factor, CBF1/Su(H)/LAG-1 family Cbf12, with translation MNPRRFSNHFFEELPPSYFQEYTTEAHNVTELFARFGTRSQNSLHSTLDSFPFGKDDYFSSNQTMPADYPSTTSDSSSTFYPRYFQNTQDDVSNELKNTKKIDTPNGGEFSDPSNMYVFPFVLSPAPSLPFQSVYDSLPQPVQSSQDDHSQETPYHPLYNPSFMNSSDLAAYPAQPISDEALNFSKTSRLPYSQPLSHNPDSLDFSNVNACAFLDPTVSYEASTCSFSAYPTCSSQLPELAAPQNFTSPSSAYAERNASPRQSPSMSLANTSSTDINSPAVDGIRAASYKYASNCATKHNFQQTLEAHPPVQTETSHVFAPNDLENKSINLKNCESNSLFYQPYTDQTHQDTSCLPTPSIDSNAYCPKTQKHTQYGTNHTDAVSSRPLASDVYLFQNGEPLFVKKSKSMTEDSVPKNTTSESVSSSIPPSIYSYYTYIEQRLRYVLQHHESLCSFNICMPSVCQKSYGSERRYLCPPIVLYFLGINWFDYESDEMVILSNIVKDAEDANLSKSVLYYDADGKEVSSSSKKQFSTSDEQCQKSSPVWASTMLKTIYYTGTGEHDKLGRSTQLQLQIDTKSKQLGIDKVRLGVISKPSQKRALAKVSDMSICHGDCVSLFNRYRAQHNNALFLSTSRLPQVLSDKSTRMKASGNFFPDIDTPTTAENEQGRLIMTSDTWEPFYILSVDELKKGNGSVTANTQRVVLSFDTLVILASQITGVQSPPLILKKRESWKVSISCAKSHESFNCLSKLAFQCPVSKRFLSIDELNFGGVGYTEGEFQFNDKLNPTSATHSVLPWSAMWSIISTQSYSTNFYDEPLFKNRKHSVPSMPAVKYMYSDKQSLLYVYGTGFATDVQVWIGDAKCEVLKKTGDSLNPSTLPDVVSSSRFCSRLQAFPVNLTCVACVLPLHLLGSKITTNPILLFQHDTFFHSGFAWPLHS, from the coding sequence ATGAACCCTAGACGTTTTAGCAATCATTTCTTCGAAGAATTGCCCCCATCATATTTTCAAGAGTATACTACTGAGGCTCACAATGTAACTGAATTATTTGCTCGCTTCGGAACTCGTTCTCAAAACTCTTTACATTCCACGCTggattcttttccttttggaaaggatgattatttttcttccaatcAAACCATGCCCGCCGATTATCCTTCCACTACTTCTGATTCCTCCTCCACGTTTTACCCACGGTACTTCCAAAACACCCAAGACGATGTTTCCAACGAGCTCAAAAACACGAAGAAGATAGACACACCCAACGGCGGCGAGTTCAGCGATCCTTCCAACATGTATGTTTTCCCTTTTGTATTGTCGCCTGCCCCCAGTCTACCATTTCAATCCGTTTATGACTCTCTTCCCCAGCCAGTACAATCTTCTCAAGATGATCACTCTCAAGAAACCCCGTATCACCCGCTATATAATCCTTCCTTTATGAATTCATCCGACTTGGCTGCGTATCCCGCCCAACCCATCTCGGATGAAGCAttaaacttttcaaaaacgaGTCGCTTACCTTATTCCCAACCCCTTTCGCATAATCCAGATTCTCTAGACTTTTCAAATGTAAATGCCTGTGCATTTCTAGATCCTACCGTTTCGTATGAAGCTAGTAcgtgttctttttctgcttATCCAACATGTTCCTCGCAACTTCCCGAATTGGCAGCTCCCCAAAACTTTACGAGTCCCTCATCTGCTTATGCTGAGCGAAATGCATCTCCAAGACAATCACCTTCGATGTCTTTGGCTAACACTTCCTCCACAGACATAAATTCCCCCGCAGTTGATGGTATCCGAGCCGCCTCTTATAAGTACGCTTCCAATTGTGCCACCAAGCATAACTTTCAGCAAACTCTTGAGGCTCATCCACCCGTACAGACCGAAACTTCACACGTGTTTGCTCCAAATGATTTAGAAAACAAGTCAatcaatttgaaaaactgTGAGTCCAATTCCTTGTTTTACCAACCCTATACGGATCAGACTCATCAAGATACCTCTTGTTTGCCCACTCCTTCAATAGACTCAAATGCTTATTGCCCAAAAACCCAAAAGCATACTCAGTATGGTACCAACCACACAGACGCAGTATCTTCCAGGCCTTTGGCATCTGATGTgtatctttttcaaaatggGGAGCcgctttttgtaaaaaagagTAAAAGCATGACTGAAGACTCAGTACCGAAGAATACTACAAGTGAGTCCGTGTCGTCTTCAATTCCCCCTTCCATCTATTCTTATTATACCTACATTGAACAAAGACTGCGTTATGTATTACAGCACCACGAAAGTCTTTGCAGTTTCAATATATGCATGCCATCTGTATGTCAAAAATCTTATGGTAGTGAGCGGCGATATTTATGTCCCCCTATTGTGTTGTACTTCTTGGGAATCAATTGGTTCGACTATGAATCAGATGAAATGGTTATTCTGTCAAACATTGTGAAAGATGCTGAGGACGCAAACCTTTCCAAGTCCGTTTTGTATTACGATGCTGATGGTAAGGAGGTGAgttcatcttcaaaaaagcagtTTTCCACAAGCGATGAACAATGTCAAAAATCAAGTCCTGTTTGGGCAAGTACTATGCTAAAAACTATTTATTATACAGGAACAGGCGAACATGATAAACTAGGTCGTTCTACCCAACTTCAACTTCAAATCGATACCAAAAGCAAGCAACTAGGAATTGACAAAGTACGGTTAGGTGTCATTTCCAAGCCCAGTCAAAAACGCGCTCTTGCCAAGGTTTCCGACATGAGTATATGTCACGGTGATTGTGTCAGTCTCTTTAATCGTTACCGTGCCCAGCATAATAACGCTTTGTTTTTAAGTACCAGTAGATTGCCCCAGGTACTGTCTGATAAGAGCACGCGTATGAAAGCTTCTGGTAACTTTTTCCCAGACATTGATACTCCGACTACTGCTGAGAATGAGCAGGGCAGACTTATCATGACCAGTGATACTTGGGAGccattttatattttgtcTGTTGATGAGCTCAAAAAAGGTAACGGAAGTGTTACGGCTAATACCCAACGAGTTGTTCTGAGTTTTGATACCCTTGTAATCTTAGCTAGCCAAATTACAGGAGTGCAATCGCCACCTTTgatattgaagaaacggGAAAGCTGGAAAGTGTCCATTTCTTGTGCGAAATCCCATGAGTCTTTTAACTGCTTGTCTAAATTAGCATTTCAGTGTCCGGTATCGAAAAGGTTTTTATCTATTGATGAACTGAATTTTGGAGGAGTTGGGTATACAGAAGGGGAATTTCAGTTTAACGACAAACTAAATCCGACAAGTGCAACTCACTCCGTTCTACCCTGGTCGGCAATGTGGTCAATTATATCCACACAATCTTATAGCACCAATTTCTATGATGAGCCGTTATTTAAGAATCGCAAACACTCAGTGCCTAGCATGCCAGCGGTTAAATATATGTATTCGGATAAGCAGTCTTTGCTTTATGTGTATGGTACTGGATTTGCAACCGACGTTCAAGTGTGGATTGGTGATGCAAAGTGCgaagttttaaaaaagacGGGCGACTCGTTGAACCCAAGTACTCTACCGGAcgttgtttcttcttctcgATTTTGTTCAAGGTTACAAGCTTTTCCAGTCAATTTAACGTGCGTTGCGTGCGTATTGCCATTGCATCTGTTGGGGTCGAAAATAACGACGAATCCTATCTTATTATTTCAGCATGACACCTTCTTTCATTCTGGGTTTGCATGGCCATTGCATTCGTGA
- the aro2 gene encoding chorismate synthase Aro2: MSSFGTLFKVTTYGESHCRSVGCIVEGCPPGMNLTEEDVQVQLTRRRPGQSSLTTPRNEKDRVHIQSGTEFGVTLGTPVGMMVLNQDQKPHDYSDMDNYPRPSHADFTYLEKYGVKASSGGGRSSARETIGRVAAGAIAEKYLREAFGIEIVAFVSAVGKIAIPLHQTKTSSSAANDETDDYDSPVTPEYLKFLDEITREEVDKTTIRCPHAEAANRMSERITRARDNHDSIGGTVTCVIRNVPTGLGEPCFDKIEAKLAHAMMSIPATKSFEIGSGREGCKVPGSAHNDPFVRNPVTGKLGTSSNNSGGTQGGISNGENIYFTVGFKSPATIGKEQPTTRYDGSGGVLAAKGRHDPCVVPRAIPIVETMAALVVMDAVMIQQSRNATRNLLPNAM; the protein is encoded by the coding sequence ATGTCCTCCTTTGGCACATTATTTAAAGTAACAACTTATGGTGAATCGCACTGCAGAAGTGTTGGTTGCATCGTGGAAGGATGCCCTCCAGGCATGAATCTTACAGAAGAAGATGTTCAAGTTCAACTTACTCGCCGTCGCCCTGGTCAATCGAGTTTGACCACACCTCGTAATGAGAAAGATCGTGTTCACATTCAAAGTGGAACTGAGTTTGGCGTTACTCTAGGAACTCCTGTTGGTATGATGGTATTAAACCAGGACCAAAAGCCTCATGATTACTCAGATATGGACAACTATCCTCGTCCTTCTCACGCTGACTTTACTTATTTGGAGAAGTATGGTGTTAAGGCTTCTTCCGGAGGTGGCCGTTCCAGTGCTCGAGAGACCATTGGCCGTGTTGCCGCCGGCGCCATTGCTGAAAAGTATTTACGTGAAGCTTTCGGCATCGAAATTGTTGCTTTCGTATCGGCCGTTGGTAAAATTGCCATTCCCCTTCATCAAACGAAGACTAGTTCCTCTGCAGCTAACGATGAGACGGATGACTATGATTCTCCTGTTACTCCGGAGTACTTGAAGTTCTTGGATGAAATTACTCGTGAGGAAGTTGACAAAACAACGATTCGTTGTCCTCACGCCGAGGCTGCCAACAGAATGTCGGAACGAATTACTCGTGCTCGTGATAACCACGATTCCATCGGTGGTACAGTTACTTGTGTCATTCGTAATGTCCCTACCGGTCTTGGTGAGCCTTGTTTTGACAAGATTGAAGCCAAGCTTGCTCATGCCATGATGAGTATTCCTGcaacaaaatcttttgaGATTGGTTCTGGTCGCGAGGGATGCAAGGTTCCTGGATCTGCTCACAATGATCCTTTTGTCCGTAACCCAGTTACGGGTAAGCTCGGTACTTCCTCCAACAACAGCGGCGGTACTCAAGGAGGTATCTCCAATGGAGAAAACATCTACTTCACAGTTGGCTTTAAATCACCCGCCACCATTGGCAAAGAACAACCCACCACTCGCTACGATGGATCCGGTGGTGTTTTGGCTGCTAAGGGTCGTCACGACCCTTGTGTTGTTCCTCGTGCTATCCCGATTGTTGAAACAATGGCCGCTTTGGTTGTCATGGATGCTGTAATGATTCAACAAAGTCGTAACGCTACTCGCAATTTATTGCCGAATGCCATGTAA